The proteins below are encoded in one region of Brassica napus cultivar Da-Ae chromosome A6, Da-Ae, whole genome shotgun sequence:
- the LOC106451204 gene encoding NO-associated protein 1, chloroplastic/mitochondrial, translating into MALRALSTFPSLPRRFTRRGPTLTVIHRNPTTSIVCKSISTSESTVSLSERDGFAAAAPTPGERFLENERAHQAQKVVKKELKREKKKKKEESVRKVVDTSVSCCYGCGAPLQTSDVDSPGFVDLVTYDLKKKHHQLRTVICGRCQLLSHGHMITAVGGNGGYAGGKQFVSADQLREKLSHLRLEKALIVKLVDIVDFNGSFLARVRDLVGANPIILVITKIDLLPKGTDMNCIGDWVVEVTTKKKLNVLSVHLTSSKSLDGVSGVASEIQKEKKGRDVYILGAANVGKSAFINALLKTMAERDPVAAAAQKYKPIQSAVPGTTLGPIQINAFLGGEKLYDTPGVHLHHRQAAVVHSDDLPALAPQNRLRGQSFHISTLPTQSLSSSEGESLNGYTFFWGGLVRIDILKALPETRFTFYGPKALEIHVVPTKTATEFYQKEVGVLLTPPSGKDQIQEWKGLQSHRLLRIEFNDPKRPASDVAISGLGWISIEPIRRVRDSEPRDLAEAEHEIRVCVSVPKPVEVFIRPTLPIGTSGAEWYQYRDLSDKEEEVRPKWYF; encoded by the exons ATGGCGCTACGAGCTCTCTCCACGTTTCCTTCTCTTCCTCGTCGCTTCACCAGACGTGGACCCACTCTCACCGTCATTCACCGGAACCCGACGACGTCAATCGTCTGTAAGTCTATCTCCACTTCAGAATCGACGGTTTCACTCTCGGAGCGGGATGGATTCGCGGCGGCAGCTCCGACCCCCGGAGAGAGGTTCTTGGAGAACGAAAGAGCTCACCAAGCTCAGAAAGTGGTGAAGAAAGAGCTCAaaagggagaagaagaaaaagaaggaagaGAGCGTGCGGAAAGTTGTCGACACCTCCGTCTCGTGTTGCTACGGCTGCGGAGCTCCGTTACAGACCTCCGACGTCGATTCTCCGGGATTCGTCGATCTCGTTACTTACGATTTG AAGAAGAAGCATCACCAGCTAAGAACGGTAATATGTGGAAGATGTCAGCTTTTGTCTCATGGGCATATGATTACAGCTGTTGGTGGTAATGGAGGGTATGCTGGTGGGAAGCAGTTCGTTTCAGCTGATCAACTCAGGGAGAAGCTTTCTCACTTGCGCCTTGAGAAGGCCTTGATTGTCAAATTAGTTGACATTGTGGATTTCAATGGTAGCTTCTTAGCTCGTGTTCGTGATTTGGTTGGTGCCAATCCGATCATACTGGTTATAACTAAG ATTGATCTCCTTCCAAAAGGAACAGATATGAATTGTATTGGTGATTGGGTTGTGGAAGTGACCACGAAGAAAAAACTAAA TGTCTTGAGTGTCCATCTGACAAGTTCCAAGTCACTGGATGGAGTTAGCGGAGTTGCGTCAGAAATCCAGAAGGAGAAAAAG ggaCGAGATGTCTACATTCTG GGTGCAGCTAACGTAGGGAAGTCAGCATTCATCAATGCTTTGCTGA AAACAATGGCGGAAAGGGACCCTGTTGCAGCAGCGGCACAGAAGTACAAACCGATTCAATCAGCTGTCCCTGGAACAACCTTGGGTCCAATTCAGATCAACGCCTTCCTCGGAGGAGAG AAGTTGTATGACACACCGGGAGTTCACTTACACCATAGGCAAGCAGCTGTTGTGCATTCAGATGATTTACCCGCCCTTGCTCCTCAGAATCGTCTCAGAGGCCAGTCTTTCCAT ATTTCAACATTGCCAACACAGTCATTAAGTAGTTCCGAAGGTGAGAGCTTAAACGGTTATACATTCTTTTGGGGAGGTCTCGTCAGGATTGACATCTTGAAG GCTCTACCAGAAACACGTTTCACATTCTATGGACCAAAGGCTCTTGAGATTCATGTAGTACCAACCAAAACAGCAACCGAGTTTTACCAG AAAGAAGTGGGCGTGCTTCTGACACCTCCATCAGGGAAAGATCAGATACAGGAGTGGAAAGGATTACAGTCTCACCGTTTACTCCGAATCGAATTTAACGATCCAAAAAG ACCGGCTAGCGATGTGGCGATTTCAGGGTTAGGATGGATTTCAATCGAACCAATCCGCAGAGTACGAGACTCTGAGCCAAGAGATCTCGCAGAAGCAGAGCATGAGATACGTGTTTGTGTGAGTGTGCCAAAACCAGTTGAAGTGTTTATCAGACCAACACTACCCATTGGCACTTCTGGTGCTGAATGGTATCAATACCGTGACTTATCCGACAAGGAAGAAGAGGTCAGACCCAAATGGTACTTCTGA
- the LOC106377797 gene encoding probable calcium-binding protein CML47, whose protein sequence is MEDSSVLSPISLLTIATFLFILNLMMIIQDFSSSFPYSLHLFFSNAYILFASSTNKKINIELPIARKVFVPAQVENKMSVEEVKTMIDDSEALYERLIGEGEEYLFEKSEVMGKEVVKKAFILFDQNQDGFIDENELKHVLSLLGYDECTKMECRKMIRVFDENSDGKIDFYEFVKLIDKSFS, encoded by the coding sequence ATGGAGGATTCATCTGTTCTTAGCCCAATCTCTCTTCTCACCATTGCCACCTTCTTGTTCATTCTCAACCTCATGATGATAATCCAAGATTTCTCATCTTCTTTTCCCTAttctctccatctcttcttctcAAACGCCTACATTCTCTTCGCATCATCAACAAACAAGAAGATAAATATTGAGCTTCCAATCGCAAGAAAAGTTTTCGTCCCAGCTCAGGTAGAAAACAAGATGTCGGTGGAAGAAGTCAAAACGATGATCGATGACTCGGAAGCTTTATACGAACGTTTGATTGGAGAAGGCGAAGAATACTTGTTTGAGAAGAGCGAGGTGATGGGTAAGGAGGTAGTGAAGAAGGCGTTTATATTGTTTGACCAGAATCAAGATGGGTTTATAGATGAAAATGAGTTGAAACATGTGTTGTCTTTGTTAGGATACGATGAATGTACAAAGATGGAGTGTAGGAAGATGATTAGGGTTTTTGATGAGAATAGCGATGGGAAAAttgatttttatgagtttgtgaAGCTCATAGATAAAAGTTTTTCGTAA
- the LOC106451196 gene encoding chlorophyll a-b binding protein 4, chloroplastic translates to MATVTTQASASIFRPCTSKPRFLTGSSGRLNRDLSFKSIGSSSSKTASFKVEAKKGEWLPGLASPGYLNGSLAGDNGFDPLGLAEDPENLKWFIQAELVNGRWAMLGVAGMLLPEVFTKIGIINVPEWYDAGKEQYFASSSTLFVIEFILFHYVEIRRWQDIKNPGSVNQDPIFKQYSLPPNEVGYPGGIFNPLNFAPTLEAKEKELANGRLAMLAFLGFVIQHNVTGKGPFENLLQHLSDPWHNTIVQTFS, encoded by the exons ATGGCCACTGTCACTACTCAAGCCTCGGCCTCGATATTCAGACCATGCACTTCAAAGCCAAGATTCCTCACCGGTTCTTCCGGTAGGTTGAACCGAGATTTGTCGTTTAAGTCAATCGGCTCATCATCCTCAAAGACGGCCTCGTTCAAGGTTGAAGCTAAGAAAGGAGAATGGTTGCCCGGTTTGGCATCTCCTGGTTACCTCAACGGCAG TCTTGCCGGGGACAATGGGTTTGACCCATTGGGACTTGCAGAGGATCCAGAGAACTTGAAGTGGTTCATCCAGGCAGAGCTTGTCAACGGACGGTGGGCCATGCTTGGCGTCGCAGGGATGCTTTTGCCGGAAGTTTTCACCAAGATCG GAATCATCAACGTTCCTGAGTGGTATGATGCTGGAAAAGAGCAGTATTTTGCATCATCGTCGACATTGTTCGTGATCGAATTCATATTGTTTCATTACGTTGAGATCAGACGATGGCAAGACATTAAGAACCCAGGAAGTGTGAACCAAGACCCTATCTTCAAGCAATACAGCTTGCCTCCAAATGAAGTTGGTTACCCTGGAGGAATCTTTAACCCGCTTAACTTCGCTCCTACGCTCGAGGCCAAGGAGAAAGAGCTTGCAAACG GGAGGTTGGCTATGTTGGCATTCTTAGGGTTCGTGATTCAACACAATGTGACTGGAAAGGGACCATTTGAGAACCTCTTGCAGCACCTGTCTGACCCATGGCACAACACCATTGTCCAAACCTTCAGCTGA
- the LOC106451212 gene encoding probable aquaporin TIP5-1 translates to MRRMIPTTFSSKFQGAVSMNALRCYVSEFISTFFFVLAAVGSVMASRKLTAGDVTGPFSVLLPAIANAFALSSSVYISWNVSGGHVNPAVTFGMAVAGRISVPTAMFYWTSQMIASVMACLVLKVTVVEQHVPIYKIAGEMTGFGASVLEGVLAFVLVYTVFTANDPRRGLPLAVGPIFIGFVAGANVLAAGPFSGGAMNPACAFGSAMIYGSFKNQAVYWVGPLLGGATAALVYDNMVVVPAAEDDRGSSTGDATGV, encoded by the exons ATGAGAAGAATGATTCCAACAACGTTTTCAAGTAAGTTTCAAGGAGCAGTGAGTATGAATGCGTTGAGATGTTACGTTTCTGAGTTTATCTCCACCTTCTTCTTTGTCCTCGCAGCCGTTGGATCCGTCATGGCTTCAA GGAAACTGACGGCGGGTGATGTTACGGGTCCGTTTAGTGTATTATTACCGGCGATTGCAAATGCGTTTGCCTTATCATCTTCAGTTTACATCTCTTGGAACGTCTCTGGTGGCCATGTGAATCCAGCGGTTACGTTTGGAATGGCGGTTGCTGGTCGGATTAGCGTCCCAACCGCTATGTTCTACTGGACTTCACAGATGATTGCCTCTGTTATGGCTTGCCTTGTCCTTAAAGTAACCGTTGTTGAACAG CACGTACCGATCTATAAGATTGCTGGAGAAATGACGGGATTTGGAGCATCGGTTCTCGAGGGTGTTTTAGCGTTCGTCCTTGTCTACACCGTGTTCACAGCTAACGACCCGAGACGTGGCTTACCTTTAGCCGTTGGACCGATATTCATAGGGTTTGTTGCCGGCGCCAATGTTTTAGCCGCTGGTCCGTTCTCTGGAGGAGCCATGAATCCAGCATGTGCCTTTGGGTCGGCTATGATTTACGGAAGCTTCAAGAACCAAGCCGTCTATTGGGTCGGGCCTTTGCTCGGAGGAGCCACCGCTGCGTTGGTGTATGACAACATGGTGGTGGTTCCAGCAGCTGAAGATGACCGTGGTTCATCCACAGGAGATGCCACTGGTGTGTGA
- the LOC106451219 gene encoding peroxisomal membrane protein 11B translates to MSLDTVDKLVVFLAKRDGIDKLVKTFQYVAKLACWHVEATRPDAAERFKKWEVASGLSRKAFRTGRSLTGFNALRRNPGATPVIRFLAVLANSGEMVYFFFDHFLWLSRIGTLDPKIAKKMSFISAFGESFGYVFFIIIDCIFIRQRLRSLKRLRTNYEPKEEVSGKVSEIQGDIVMRLMGISANVADLIIALAEIQPNPFCNHTVTLGISGLVSAWAGWYRNWPS, encoded by the exons ATGTCTTTGGACACGGTGGACAAGCTGGTGGTGTTCTTGGCTAAGAGAGATGGAATAGACAAGCTTGTGAAAACATTCCAATACGTGGCCAAGCTCGCGTGCTGGCACGTTGAAGCTACAAGACCCGACGCGGCCGAGAGGTTCAAGAAATGGGAGGTCGCGTCCGGTCTTAGCCGCAAAGCCTTCAG GACCGGGAGGTCTCTAACGGGTTTCAATGCCCTGAGACGAAACCCTGGTGCAACCCCTGTGATCCGCTTCTTGGCGGTCCTAGCCAATTCAGGAGAGATGGTTTATTTCTTCTTCGATCATTTTCTTTGGCTATCAAGAATCGGTACACTAGACCCCAAGATCGCCAAGAAAATGAGTTTCATCTCAGCGTTTGGTGAATCTTTTGGTTACGTTTTCTTTATCATCATCGATTGCATTTTCATAAGGCAGAGACTCAGATCCTTGAAAAGACTCCGGACCAACTATGAACCCAAAGAAGAAGTCAGCGGGAAAGTTAGCGAGATTCAAGGAGATATAGTGATGAGATTGATGGGAATTTCAGCTAACGTTGCGGATTTAATTATCGCACTGGCGGAAATTCAACCTAATCCGTTTTGTAACCACACGGTTACACTTGGTATAAGCGGTTTAGTTTCGGCTTGGGCCGGTTGGTATAGGAACTGGCCAtcgtga
- the LOC106451181 gene encoding structural maintenance of chromosomes protein 2-2, producing the protein MHIKEICLEGFKSYATRTVVPGFDPHFNAITGLNGSGKSNILDSVCFVLGITNLQQVRAANLQELVYKQGQAGITKATVSVTFDNSEVNRSPLGYEQHSEITVTRQIVVGGRNKYLINGKLAQPSQVQNLFHSVQLNVNNPHFLIMQGRITKVLNMKPPEILSMLEEAAGTRMYENKKEAALKTLEKKQTKVDEINKLLDQEISPALEKLRKEKAQYMQWANGNAELDRLKRFCVAFEYVQAEKVRDSSLHGVEQMKTKITSIDEETEKTLGEISELDKQVQALTRAREASMGGEVKTLSDKVDALSNEVTRELSKLNNMEDTLQGEEKNAEKIVHNIEDLKKSVEERASALKKSDEGAADLKLKFQELSTTLEECEREHQGVLAGKSSGDEEKCLEDQLRDAKISVGRAETELKQLNTKISHCEKELKEKKSQLMSKREEAVAVENELDARKNDVESVKRALDSVPYKEGQMEALEKDRGSELEIGQRLKDIVRDLSAQLANVQFTYRDPVKNFDRSKVKGVVAKLIKVNDRSSMTALEVTAGGKLFNVVVDTEDTGKQLLQKGDLRRRVTIIPLNKIQSHLVPSRVLQAAVRLVGKGNAELALSLVGYSEEIKNAMEFVFGSTFVCKTTDVAKEVAFNRDIRTPTVTLEGDIFQPSGLLTGGSRKGGGELLRQLHDLAEAETKLQVHQKRLYEIEAKINELKPLQKKFTDMKAQLELKMYDLSLFLKRAEQNEHHKLGEAVKKLEEEFEEMRSQIKEKEGRYKSCADTVSTLEKSIKDHDKNREGRLKDLEKNIKSIKARIQASSKDLKGHENERERLVMEQEAVVQEQSSLESQLASLRTQISTMASDVDKQRAKVDAIQKDHDQSLAELKLIHEKMKECDTQISGFVADQEKSLQKVSEMKLEKKKLQNEVTRMEMEQKDCSVKVDKLIEKHAWIITEKTLFGKGGTDYDFESRDAYKAREELERLQTDQSSLEKRVNKKVMAMFEKAEDEYNALMSKKNIIETDKSKIKKVIEELDEKKKETLKVTWVKVNQDFGSIFSTLLPGTMAKLEPPEGGSFLDGLEVRVAFGSVWKQSLSELSGGQRSLLALSLILALLLFKPAPLYILDEVDAALDLSHTQNIGRMIKTHFPHSQFIVVSLKEGMFNNADVLFRTKFVDGVSTVQRTVTKQSK; encoded by the exons ATGCACATAAAGGAGATATGCTTGGAAGGTTTCAAATCATACGCCACGAGGACTGTGGTTCCGGGTTTCGACCCGCATTTCAACGCCATCACGGGTCTGAACGGCTCCGGGAAATCCAACATCCTCGATTCCGTCTGCTTCGTGCTGGGTATCACCAACCTCCAGCAAGTTCGAGCCGCTAATCTGCAGGAGCTCGTCTACAAGCAAGGACAAGCTGGGATTACCAAGGCCACTGTGTCGGTTACTTTTGATAACTCCGAGGTGAATAGGAGTCCTCTCGGCTATGAACAACATTCCGAGATTACTGTGACTCGACAA ATTGTTGTTGGTGGAAGGAATAAGTATTTGATCAATGGGAAGCTTGCTCAACCAAGTCAAGTTCAGAACCTTTTCCACTCGGTGCAACTGAACGTCAATAATCCCCATTTTCTGATTATGCAAGGCCGTATAACCAAGGTTTTGAACATGAAACCTCCGGAGATCTTGTCGATGCTTGAAGAAGCAGCTGGTACGAGGATGTATGAAAACAAGAAGGAGGCTGCATTGAAAACGCTAGAGAAAAAGCAAACCAAGGTCGATGAGATAAATAAACTCCTTGATCAAGAGATATCGCCTGCTTTGGAGAAGCTGAGGAAAGAAAAGGCGCAGTATATGCAGTGGGCTAATGGTAACGCGGAGCTCGATCGGCTAAAGAGGTTCTGTGTCGCTTTTGAATATGTTCAAGCAGAGAAAGTTAGGGACAGCTCTCTTCATGGGGTTGAACAGATGAAGACAAAAATTACAAGTATTGACGAAGAGACAGAGAAGACACTGGGAGAAATATCGGAACTGGATAAACAGGTACAAGCTTTGACTCGGGCAAGGGAAGCCAGCATGGGTGGAGAAGTAAAAACTTTGTCTGACAAAGTGGATGCACTGTCTAATGAAGTGACACGTGAATTATCAAAGCTTAATAATATGGAGGACACCCTTCAGGGCGAAGAAAAGAATGCTGAAAAG ATTGTTCATAATATAGAAGATTTGAAGAAATCTGTAGAAGAGAGAGCTTCTGCTCTGAAGAAGTCCGACGAAGGAGCAGCAGACCTAAAACTGAAATTTCAGGAACTTTCCACCACCTTAGAAGAGTGTGAAAGAGAACACCAG GGTGTTCTAGCTGGTAAGAGTAGTGGAGATGAAGAAAAATGCCTTGAAGATCAACTACGTGATGCAAAGATTTCTGTTGGAAGAGCTGAAACGGAGTTGAAACAGTTGAATACCAAAATTAGTCACTGTGAAAAGGAGCTAAAAGAGAAAAAGTCCCAATTAATGTCAAAACGAGAAGAAGCTGTTGCAGTGGAAAATGAACTTGATGCGAGGAAAAATGATGTTGAAAGTGTGAAAAGGGCACTTGATTCTGTTCCATATAAAGAGGGTCAGATGGAAGCATTGGAGAAG GATCGAGGATCGGAACTTGAAATTGGGCAAAGGCTGAAAGACATTGTGCGGGATCTTTCAGCTCAATTAGCAAATGTTCAGTTTACGTATCGTGATCCTGTGAAGAACTTTGATCGATCAAAGGTGAAAGGTGTGGTTGCAAAACTGATAAAAGTAAATGATAGGTCCTCAATGACAGCTCTGGAG GTTACTGCTGGTGGAAAGTTATTTAATGTTGTTGTAGACACAGAAGATACTGGAAAACAGCTCCTACAAAAGGGTGATCTACGGAGAAGGGTTACGATTATACCTCTTAACAAAATTCAGTCTCACTTAGTCCCATCTAGAGTGCTGCAAGCCGCTGTCAGATTG GTGGGGAAGGGTAACGCGGAACTGGCACTTTCTTTAGTTGGTTATAGCGAAGAAATAAAG AATGCCATGGAATTTGTATTCGGATCCACATTTGTTTGCAAAACTACTGATGTGGCAAAGGAA GTTGCTTTTAACAGGGACATTCGGACTCCAACTGTGACACTTGAAGGTGATATATTTCAGCCAAGTGGTCTTCTTACTGGTGGAAGTCGCAA GGGTGGAGGTGAGCTGCTAAGGCAACTTCATGATCTGGCAGAGGCTGAAACAAAACTTCAAGTACACCAGAAAAGGTTGTACGAAATTGAAGCAAAG ATCAATGAGCTTAAGCCTCTTCAAAAGAAGTTCACAGACATGAAAGCACAACTGGAGCTGAAAATGTATGACCTATCCTTATTTCTAAAAAGGGCTGAACAGAACGAGCACCACAAG CTTGGTGAAGCGGTGAAGAAACTTGAAGAAGAGTTTGAAGAAATGAGATCCCAGATCAAAGAGAAGGAAGGTCGTTACAAGAGTTGTGCTGATACTGTCTCCACGCTAGAGAAATCAATCAAAGATCATGATAAGAACAGAGAGGGAAGACTCAAGGACTTGGAAAAGAATATTAAAAGTATCAAAGCTCGTATTCAGGCATCGTCAAAAGATCTAAAG GGTCATGAAAATGAAAGAGAGAGGCTTGTGATGGAGCAAGAAGCAGTGGTGCAGGAACAGTCATCTTTAGAGAGCCAGCTAGCTTCATTGAGGACGCAAATTAGCACTATGGCTTCCGATGTGGATAAGCAACGAGCCAAG GTGGATGCCATACAGAAGGATCATGATCAGTCTCTTGCTGAGCTCAAGTTAATACACGAAAAGATGAAGGAATGTGATACGCAGATAAGTGGTTTTGTTGCAGACCAGGAAAAAAGTCTGCAGAAGGTTAGCGAAATGAAGCTTGAGAAAAAGAAGTTGCAAAATGAG GTAACGAGGATggaaatggaacagaaagaTTGTTCTGTGAAGGTAGACAAACTTATTGAGAAGCATGCATGGATAATAACCGAGAAAACGCTTTTCGGAAAAGGAGGGACGGACTATGATTTTGAATCTCGTGATGCTTATAAAGCAAGAGAAGAGCTTGAAAGGCTCCAGACAGATCAATCAAG TCTGGAGAAAAGAGTGAACAAGAAGGTCATGGCTATGTTTGAGAAAGCAGAAGATGAGTACAATGCTCTTATGTCCAAGAAAAATATAATCGAG ACTGACAAATCCAAAATCAAGAAAGTGATCGAGGAGCTTGAtgagaagaaaaaggaaacactGAAAGTTACCTGGGTTAAAGTTAATCA GGATTTTGGTTCCATCTTTTCAACTTTACTACCTGGCACCATGGCAAAACTAGAACCTCCAGAAGGAGGTAGTTTCCTCGATGGTCTTGAGGTCCGTGTTGCTTTTGGAAGTGTGTGGAAACAGTCTCTATCCGAACTAAGTGGAGGGCAAAGATCTCTTCTTGCACTTTCTTTAATCCTGGCATTGCTTCTCTTCAAGCCAGCTCCTCTTTATATCTTAGACGAG GTTGATGCAGCTCTCGATCTTAGCCACACGCAGAACATAGGAAGAATGATCAAAACTCATTTCCCACATTCACAG TTCATCGTGGTTTCACTGAAAGAAGGAATGTTCAACAACGCTGATGTTCTCTTCCGAACAAAATTCGTGGATGGTGTTTCAACGGTCCAGAGGACAGTAACAAAACAGAGCAAATAA